GCTGTAACAGGTAAAGAAGCCGTGGTTGCATTTATTCCTTTATTTATCCCCGATTCGATTCGGGATTCGCCTTTTCGCCCTCCCCGAAATATTTCCGTCAGCTAGAGCTTCAGGTTAAGCTGGACGCTTGGCTAATTTATCCAAATGAAAAAGCTATTTGAGCCGCTTAGGTATCTTGCCTTTCAAAGGTTGCTGTGCTTTTAGCTGAGTTGGGACTGTTTGTTCATTGCCGGATCCAGCCTGAAACTCTCAATGGTAATCTCATTGCAGAAAACCTGATCTACCAGAGGTTCGTAGAGCGAAGATAGTATGTGAAAAATGCGCCTGAGATTTTCCTTGCTTAAGGATAGTCTCGAGTCCTTACACATTCTGAGCTGTTTATAATATAACCCCGATATAAGTCTGGCGGAGGATTACTCATGAATTATTTTTTATTATTCATGGCATTGTGGCATCGTGCAGTCATTATACTTATTCTTAAGTTCGTTTGTATTTCGCCATCCTTTGCCGAAAATACAACTTCTACAGTATTTTCAAAACAGGATATAAGCAATACTGCACAGTCTTTGGTTAATGATAAGACTGACCTTACATTACGTGATGCGATTCAGCTGGCATTACAACATAATCCGGATTTAGCCGCTTTTGATAAAGAAACACGTGCATTGGGCGGCGTAATCCTGCAAGCAGGCTTGTTGCCAAATCCGCTATTACAAATTGATTCGGAGGATATTGGTACGCGGCCTAATAGCCCGGGCGCGCGATTTGTGTCTATTCGAATTAGTCAATTAATTGAGATGGGTGGAAAACGTACAGCGCGAATTAATTCCGCTTCACTGGGGCAAAAACGGGCCGAGCAGGACTTTGAAACCCGGCGTTTGGATTTGATTGCTCAAGTGGCAAATGTATTTACTGACGTATTGGCGGGCCAGCGGCGATTACAACTCGTAAATGAAAGCCTGGCGTTAGCACAAACGGTGGTTGATACCGTCGCCAAACGTGTACTTAGCGGGAAAGTTCCGCCCATTGAGGAAACCAGAGCGAAGGTTGCATTTGCAACAACAAGAATTGAATTTGAACAGGCGTACCAGAATTTAGAGATTGCGCGTAAACAATTAGCCTTGCTGTGGGGTGAGCCCATGCCAGGATTTGAGCGGGCTCTGGGTGATCTTGAGTCGTTTGTCGCTATTCCAGATTTTAATATCCTTGCTGAGTCTCTTCATTCCAACCCGGCAGCATTAGGTAGTCGGTTAAACCTGGCACAGCGAAAAGCAATACTGGAATTGCAGAAGGCGCAGCGTATTCCGGATATTACGCTTGATGCGGGTGTCAGGCGATTTATGACCACGGAACACCGCCAAGATACGACGGCATTGGTCGGTCTTTCCATACCATTGCCAATATTTAACCGAAACCAAGGTAATATTCTTGAGGCACATGAGCGCGTGGATAAGGCGGAGGACGAATGGGCGGCAACTGATTTGCGGCTAAGAACCTTGCTTGTGCAGGCTTATGAAGCATTAATTGCGGCGCACAATCAAATCAATATGTTGCGTGAAGAGATATTGCCGGGCGCGCGAGAAGCTTCTGTGACTGCACGCAGAGGCTATGAGCTGGGGCGCTTTGGATTCCTGGAAATGCTGGATGCACAGCGTACGTTGTTTCAGAACCAGGCATTATATTTGCAGGCGCTTGCAAACTATCAGCGTCTGGTCAATGAAATAGAACGTCTGATTGCTCAGCCGATTGATAAAGATGCGCGTCAAATAATTAATTAAAGCTTAAGCGCAGACTCAGATTCCTCAAGGAGCAAGTTATGGATAAAACCAATCTAAAGCCGATCATTATTGTGATTGTAATGGGTGTAATAGTGGGCGCGCTGATACTTAGCTGGGACAAAACGGTATCTCGAGATGATGACGCAGGATCAGTTAGTGTTGACGATAGAAACAGCGAAGAGAAAAAAGGTCCAAAAGGTGGAAAGCTGTTTACGACAGATAATTTTAGTGTGGAAGTTACCATTTATGAAAAAGGGGTGCCGCCACAATTTCGCCTTTATCTGTATGAGAATGACAAGCCACTGCCTCCAACCGCTGCCCAAGCTGCGATTACATTGTCGAGGCTTGGTGCTCCGGCACAATTAGTCAAATTTAAAGCGGAGGGTAATTATTTGCTAGGTGATCAAGTGGTTGTAGAGCCTCATTCCTTTGATGCGGCGATTGCAGTTGAGTGGATGGGAAAGACTTTCCATTGGGGTTACAGCCAGATTGAAGCGCGCATAGAAATGTCAGATGAAACGTTGGAAAGTAGCGGTGTTGAAATAGAAACCGCAGGACCGGCCATTCTCCGACCGAAGCTCCAGTTGCCCGGCGTAGTTACTTTTAATCATCATAATATTGTTCGCGTTGTGCCTCGTGTGCCAGGTATTGTCGTTAATGTTGAGCGTCATCTCGGAGGGCAGGTGGAAAAAGGAGAGGTGTTGGCCGTTATCGAAAGCCAGGTGTTGGCGGAATTGCGTAGCCAGTATCTGGCCGCTCAGAAGCGACTGGATTTAGCCCGTATTACTTTTGAACGGGAACAGCAGTTGTGGAAAGAAAAAATCACGGCGAAGCAGGACTACCTTACTGCGCAGCAGTTATCCAGTGAAGCAGAAATAGCGCTGGAACTTGCCTCGGCAAAATTACGTGCGTTTGGAGAGCAGCCGGAAAAGTTAAATCAGGTAAAGAATCTTACCCGTTTTGAGATTCGTGCGCCGATTTCCGGGCTGGTGATTACTAAGGAAATTGCTCGCGGTGAGGTTCTAAAAGAAGACAAAGAAATTTTTACTTTGGCGGATGTTTCGACTATGTATGCTGCACTGACTGTTTATCCCAAAGATTTGAATGTGATCAAAATTGGGCAGACAGCGATCATCAAGGCAGTCGCATCGGATGTGAAAGGGGAAGGGGTTGTGTCCTATATCAGCGCGTTCATCGATGAGCAAACGCGCACCGCTCAAGCGCGCATTACGCTTGATAATAAAGAGAGACAGTGGCGTGCCGGTATGTTTATTAACATTGCGCTAATCGCTGAGGAGATTGAGGTACCTGTCGCGGTATCAATGGATGCGCTGCAGACTCTGCACGACTGGACCGTGGTATTTGGTCGCTATGGTGAATACTTTGAAGCCCGTCCATTGGAACTGGGGCGCAGTGATGGAGAGCAGGTGGAAGTGCTCGAAGGGTTGTCTGCTGGAGAGAAATATGCTGGGGGCAATAGTTTTGCCATCAAAGCCGAGCTGGGTAAGTCTGGTGCGACACATGATCATTAAGCCATAAGCAAAATTAGCCGGCGGAATAAACCAAATTAC
This genomic window from Nitrosomonas cryotolerans ATCC 49181 contains:
- a CDS encoding TolC family protein; translated protein: MNYFLLFMALWHRAVIILILKFVCISPSFAENTTSTVFSKQDISNTAQSLVNDKTDLTLRDAIQLALQHNPDLAAFDKETRALGGVILQAGLLPNPLLQIDSEDIGTRPNSPGARFVSIRISQLIEMGGKRTARINSASLGQKRAEQDFETRRLDLIAQVANVFTDVLAGQRRLQLVNESLALAQTVVDTVAKRVLSGKVPPIEETRAKVAFATTRIEFEQAYQNLEIARKQLALLWGEPMPGFERALGDLESFVAIPDFNILAESLHSNPAALGSRLNLAQRKAILELQKAQRIPDITLDAGVRRFMTTEHRQDTTALVGLSIPLPIFNRNQGNILEAHERVDKAEDEWAATDLRLRTLLVQAYEALIAAHNQINMLREEILPGAREASVTARRGYELGRFGFLEMLDAQRTLFQNQALYLQALANYQRLVNEIERLIAQPIDKDARQIIN
- a CDS encoding efflux RND transporter periplasmic adaptor subunit → MDKTNLKPIIIVIVMGVIVGALILSWDKTVSRDDDAGSVSVDDRNSEEKKGPKGGKLFTTDNFSVEVTIYEKGVPPQFRLYLYENDKPLPPTAAQAAITLSRLGAPAQLVKFKAEGNYLLGDQVVVEPHSFDAAIAVEWMGKTFHWGYSQIEARIEMSDETLESSGVEIETAGPAILRPKLQLPGVVTFNHHNIVRVVPRVPGIVVNVERHLGGQVEKGEVLAVIESQVLAELRSQYLAAQKRLDLARITFEREQQLWKEKITAKQDYLTAQQLSSEAEIALELASAKLRAFGEQPEKLNQVKNLTRFEIRAPISGLVITKEIARGEVLKEDKEIFTLADVSTMYAALTVYPKDLNVIKIGQTAIIKAVASDVKGEGVVSYISAFIDEQTRTAQARITLDNKERQWRAGMFINIALIAEEIEVPVAVSMDALQTLHDWTVVFGRYGEYFEARPLELGRSDGEQVEVLEGLSAGEKYAGGNSFAIKAELGKSGATHDH